AATCTAGGAGTACTTGGCACATAAACATAAACAATAAGCAAATACTCTACAGGACCCCAAGCTTTGTAGTTTCCAAAAGACTACTAACATATTAGACAGCGTAAGATCATCACATAGTGTAAACCATCTGTGACAGTCAGTATGGCAATCCAATTCCAAAAACAAAAGGTGATGCTACCTCCAGAATCTCATAGGGCACCGGTCGGAGAAATGTGCACCACATGCTACGAAACTAGTACGGTATTCAGGTAGAGACAGCTGAACAACATTGGGTTCGCAGATTGCGAAAATTTGAAAAACACTGGGTTCAAGCAGAAACAaatgctatcaaactactccagtATTCAAGCAGAGACAGCTGAACAACACTGGGTTCGCAGACTGCCGAAAACCTGGAAACCCGAACAGGGGCGCAGCACGAAATCGGTGGGGCTGGGGCTGGTGCAATGGGGGCTTACAGCGCCGTGAGCTCGTCCGTGAGCGCGGTCTGGTCGCCCTCGAGCTGCGCGGCGTGGTCCTTGGCCGCCTTGCGCCCGGCgccgcccttcttcttcttcttcctcgcgctgtgCCCCATCGGAGCGGAGCGCGCGCGGCCGCGTCGGAGGCAGCGCCGGACCAGAGGAgggtggccgcggcggcggcgatttGGTCCGGCGGGGAGACGGGATTGATCGGACTGGATGTTTCGGGTGAGGGAGGATGGTCTGACGAGGAGGGGATCTGCGTTGGGGTTTCTCTGACTCGAGTCCGGGGAGGAGGTTTTGACGTGGAATGGAGCGATGGACTGGAAGGGGCTGCGTGCGTCGAGACCGGGGTCCAGACTGCTATCTCGATCCAGTCAGCGCAGAGGCGGCGAGACCTTGAGCGTTTCCTTCCTCTGCTCTAGCCGCCACCCAGTGTCTcctccaccccgccgcctccttctcTTTCTCGAGACTCCGTCAGCAGATAGATGAGTGGGATCCATCCTTTTCGTTAAGGACAATGTTATTCAGCGAACATTCGCTAGGGGCACAGCAAAATGAACGTTTTTTGCGGCAATTTATGTGTTGAAAGTTAGGCAATTCCTTCAGGCGACATGGCAATTTTCACAACAAATCCGTTGTTTGCGAGAATTTGATATATGTTTCCAAAGAAATTGCCATGTGTGCTTGAAGAATTTGCCATAAAAACTTTTGCAAATGCCATCCCCAGCAACTAAAGGGATCCTTCGTTAATAATCATTTTTGTTAATTCCAGTCTTAATAGGTCTCTTTTTTAGGTTCTATTTTCTAAGTGGCATCGGTGAGGTGGCGACAACAATGATGTGTTGAAATAAAGTCTCTTCTATTACTGGCAGTGATTGCAGTAAAAAGTTTGTGAGGGTAGATATTACCAAATTTGTTTTGTTGACATGTAGCAAGAGTTCAAGGCaaacacacgcaacactcacactaTCATACACTACACTGATACACAAACTCAAAGCATTCATGAGAGGATCGGGTTTCTTGACATGAACTCAAATCATTATGGTGTACTGTAGCTAACAGATTTCCTTAGAGAAACAAATCTAACAGATCCCTCGCTTAATTATGCATGCGCATGATAAGTCCTTTGTTGAGATTGTGCTTCCTTAAATCTGAACTACTGGTATAATAAAATATTTCAACCTTAAAGAAAGAACAAGCTCTCAAAACAAAGACACGACAGACACGATTCAAGTAAGACCGACAAGCAAGTACAGTAACCATTTCCATTTGTACATATTGCTGATAGCGTGCTGTGATATGCCAGCACCATAGATTCGGTATGCAAAAGCTCAACAGTCACCTAGGAGATAGGAGATCTACAAAAGGGTTAAAATGCCAACACATTTGCAGGTTTAACAACTGGGACGCATACTTGAACCTATCACCAAAGAATTAATCGAACTAAGCTTCGCGGTATGTACAGCGCTGCGAGTAGACAAATGAATTTTTCTTGTATACGACACTATGGCCAGGATCATCTTTTTCAGTTCCAACATTTGCCGGTTTACTTGAAAAAGAACTTCCATATCTCCCGGTCAGATATCTCAGTCAAGAAGTGACCACCAAGGACACCTTCCTCCTCCATCAAACTTTTAAGCTGCCTTGCGCCGCCATTTGAGCCAACCAAGTTCTTCTTTGAAGCCACATACAAGACTCCATAAGGAGGGCGTAGGCACTGCAAGCGTAACATGCACAGTTAAATACTTGGAATAAGTAAATCATACTGTGCTCCATCGGCTACATGCACGAGGAAACATATGACACATGAGAAGGTGATGATGGGAGAAACTGACCTTAGTGATAAGGGCATAGAGCTTCCTTAGAGAGTTCACCGCATTAGGGATCTCAGAAATCAAAATTACATCGTACCCTCCATCTGCTGGGTCGGTCTCGCTGGCCCTCTCCCATGCACGGCTGCCAGAAAGCTTCCTCGATCGCCTGGGGTCCTGACCAACTATACTGCTTCCGTCATGGCTACTGCAGCCATCCATAAAATCATCCTCAGAGAAGCTAAGGTTTGTTGGTTGTGCAGGTGGATGCACAACTGAGAGAATTGTGGGGAGCTCATCCCACTCCCCGGCATAGAAATGGACAACGGGAGCTAACAACTGTCTGGATGGTGTAACCGGGCTCTCTGATGGTCTGTTCTGTCTGTCCCGAGCCTGCTCAAGATTCGCAAGCACATTGGGCATTGTTCTGCATCTTATGGTTTCTGCATTTGTGTCCTGGAAGTGAACTATAGATGCACCCTGTAGTAGCATTTAAGCAAGAATCAATACACATGTACATCACTTGGTGAAGTATGACAAGAGAAAGTACAAACATGCATTTTCCAAAATTGAAGGGAACCGTAAATTTATTATCAAAACAATAAGTTAATAATTTAGACAAACACCATAAACCATGGGGAGATGACACACCTTCAAGCAGGCAAAAATCCCAGCAAGGCCAGATCCACATCCAAGCTGCACCAATTGCCAAAATAAATTAATGATTCATGAAAGCATTAAGAAATAAAAAAGGTACAGGCTGATAGTCCTGTATGAAAATATATGACTGCTAGGGTAGTAGGCATAGTTGACACTGAATTTAGCAGCTCCCTTGAGTACATAGATATCAAGCTCAAAATAACTTTTCCCTAAAAAACGAAATAACCTAAGCACCTAACACTAGTCTTATGCAGGATACCAGACCATGTGGCACACACTCTGCTTCTATGGAAGCAAAATCAGGACCAGACACCTAGTAAGAAAGCAGAGCACCATTTAGATGAAATCTGTAGAATGGGAAATTACCTCTAGAACTCGCTTGCCCCTGAAGCTCAGCTGCCCATCACGGATCTCATTCTTAATAATATTCACGATAGTGATGGAACTCTCCCAATATTTGAGACTACCTGAGAAAAGAAACACAATAATGAATAAGCTTTCCATTTAAAAATATATTCATAAAGGAGGAAATATTGCATATGTAGTGGTCAACTTACCATCATGCTTTGATGATGCTACTTCAGAAGGGGAAAAGGCTATCATATCTGCTACACTGACCTTCCCCTGAACCAAAAAAAAAAGACATGCATTAAAATTTAGAATCAATAATTTAAATGTTTGAGTAATTACTAGCAGAATGATTTGAAATTTAGTGCCGGGAGAATACTAGGGAATTTGCATGAGCTATTCACCTTGAAAACATCAAGACCTTGGACAtcgaccttctctccagcatattTGTAAGGATGAGCACTCTGAAAAAGATTCAAGGCATACTTTATTTTACCATCAATAGTTCAGAAGACCCTCTTTGAACACAAATAGCATAGCCATTTGGGGTTCCATGTATGAACGATCAAACAAGTATTACCTTTGAAGGGATTAGTTCAACAGCTGGTGATGGTAGATGCAGATCCCTCTCTGATATAATCGGCACACAACTAGTGGCCTTGCTTGGAAGCAAGCCAGGGAAACACTGAACAAGCAGCGATGGTGCCTTCATTCCGCTATGCTGCTACCAGTTATCTTCAGTAGTTAATAAAGTTCTGTATAAAAAAGTATTGAAATTAAGTTATGCCTTGACAGAAGAATAGACAATTGGCTACATTAAAACGGAAATCATGTGAAAAAACATAACTCTttgtttccaacaaaaaagaagccCCATCCATGTACTAACTAATGGATCGAGATCTTTGGGGCTCCAAACTATTCAAGGACCATCGATCCCTACTCTCAAATGAGAATAGGTAAACCAACAAAATGGAACTTTCTCTATTCTGCAGCCAAGTTTCCACACCTTTCTTCAGAGATAAAAATCCTAAAGGTTTGAGGCGTGCCACTTCCAAATCCATAAAAGTGCTCCCCAAAAGTCGAGTGTGGGCAGAACACTAGTACATGGGTTGTAGCAAAAATCTGGAAATCGACTCTAGTGTGGACCATGGGGGAATAAAACAAGCCGCCCGCAAGGGTGGACTGCAAGTACGAAATCAATAACAGTGACCCACGCTAGCTCCTCTGCGCCACTTCTTTGGTCCAGAATTGAGATTTTGTACTAGTACAGCAGCAGAACCAAATCTATCCAGATTCAGCTTCCGGGGACGGCAAGATTACCAGTACAGCTCAAGCACAGAGCCCTGACAGATCGCTAGACCCCTGAACCGCAGACGCAACCTAAAGAAATGCTTTGGCTAGCAAAGCCAAAACTACAATTTGTTTATGGCTAAAACGCACATCAGAGAGGTCGTCATCCAAAGACGGGGGGCACAGAGCTCTTCAGCATCCAAATCCCCGGAACTGAAACCCACTAAACGCAGCGACATCTCACCAAATTTCCGTCAGATCACGCCGCGAGACGAACAACCGAAGAACAGCAACGGAATCCCCACCGGTCCTCTACCAAATTGAACTAAGAGGAGCGACGAGCAGCGGGGATTACCTCCTCGATCGGAGCGAGAGCGGGAGCAAAAATCCTAGCAACGGCGAGGCGCGCTCTCCTCTGCCGGCCCTGAATCCGCGGTTTCTT
This region of Triticum aestivum cultivar Chinese Spring chromosome 2D, IWGSC CS RefSeq v2.1, whole genome shotgun sequence genomic DNA includes:
- the LOC123053744 gene encoding histidine protein methyltransferase 1 homolog — its product is MKAPSLLVQCFPGLLPSKATSCVPIISERDLHLPSPAVELIPSKSAHPYKYAGEKVDVQGLDVFKGKVSVADMIAFSPSEVASSKHDGSLKYWESSITIVNIIKNEIRDGQLSFRGKRVLELGCGSGLAGIFACLKGASIVHFQDTNAETIRCRTMPNVLANLEQARDRQNRPSESPVTPSRQLLAPVVHFYAGEWDELPTILSVVHPPAQPTNLSFSEDDFMDGCSSHDGSSIVGQDPRRSRKLSGSRAWERASETDPADGGYDVILISEIPNAVNSLRKLYALITKCLRPPYGVLYVASKKNLVGSNGGARQLKSLMEEEGVLGGHFLTEISDREIWKFFFK